CAGGCTTGAGGATCCCAGTCTCAACACGTCCCACTGGGACAGTTCCAATACCACCAATCTTGTATACATCTTGTAAGGGAAGGCGGAGTGGCTTGTCTGTGGGCCTCTTGGGCTCCTGGATCATGTCAAGGGCCTCGAGGAGGGTAGGGCCCTTATACCAGTCAAGGTTTGTTGACCTCTCAATCATGTTGTCACCCTCAAAGCCTGAGATGGGGACAAATGGAATCTTCTCGGGATTATAACCCACCTTCTTAAGGTAGGAAGAAACTTCCTTAACGATTTCATCGTACCTTGCCTTGGAATACTTAGGGGTAGTGGCATCCATCTAGAcaaaagtcaaagaagaaaCAGAGGTTAGAGTCATTGAACAGCGAAAACTTTAATGCTGAAAATTTACCTTGTTGCAGCAACAAATCATCTGCTTGACACCAAGAGTGAAAGCGAGCAAAGCATGCTCCCTAGTCTGCCCATCCTTAGAAATACCAGCTTCAAAACCACCAGTCGTAGAGTCAATGATCAGAACAGCACAGTCGGCCTGTGAGGTACCGGTGATCATATTCTTGATGAAGTCACGGTGACCGGGAGCATCAATGACAGTACAGTAGTACTTGGTGGTTTCGAACTTCCACAAGGCAATGTCAATGGTAATACCACGTTCACGTTCTGCCTTAAGCTTATCCAACACCCAAGCATACTTGAAAGACCTCTTGTTCATCTCAGCAGCTTCCTTCTCGAACCTCTCAATAACACGCTTGTCAATTCCTCCAAGCTTATAGATCAAGTGTCCAGTGGTGGTCGACTTCCCAGAGTCGACATGGCCAATGACCACAATGTTGACGTGAACCTTCTCCTTACCCATAGTGAAACCTTAATGAGCTAACTGCCGGGAAAAGGAGAGTTGCGCTCTTTAACAAGGAGGAATAACACACACCAGCCATCAACcatcaaaattaatccaaagcAGTAAAAGGAAGACAGAGATCGTGATTGACTAAGTGTGAGACAGGATGAAAATAGATGGACATTCTCAAAACATGATTTTAGAGTCATGAGAAGTACTGAAAggcaaaatgaaacaaaaattccGTTACCAAGAAAAATCCACTGAAACAAAGCCTAACAAATTCTGACAAGGTCAAAACGCAAGTCAACAACCCATTTCCCTCAAAAAGGGAGAAGGAAACAAGATCGAGACCAAAGTGAAGATATGCCAAACCGGAAACAGAAATGAATATCTAACGCCACGTACGAAGAGAAAGAACGAAGCAGAGTTCTTTTGTTggataaattaaataaaaccaAGCTTAGAATACGTGAAATTCATGTCAATAAGACACCAACTAGAACGCCAATTCATTCACGAGGCAATTTAGCCGCTTTCGATCAAACACTAGCTGGACAATTATTGGAAAAAGATTGTTCTCCCCATCACCAAGTGAAAGCAATTTGGGAAACACTGGATCGCCTGTAGGAACTGGAAAATCACTATGCAGAACTGATTGAACCGGGCCACCAGCAATGCTCGCACAAAGCAAATCCACCGACTCAGCGGATTAGCAATTACACTCCAAGCCGTCACAAACAAGACACTCCAGAGAATCACGCgcaaaaaaccaaaagagagaaatagaagCAACACTCATCAATTCAAGCAAACAAAATGGAACACAGAGTTTACTGATCAACTATGAAGTCGCGTAGCTATGAAAACAACGAAAGGGCCGATTAAGCACTGAACTTGCCCCAAAGAACGAGAGGCCTCAGGATTCGCTGAAGCCGCGACGGAGGTTGCGAGTGGAGAACAGTTGACGATGCAGAGAGGAGGGTTTAGGGTTTGTGCCAAGGAGTTCCTTGTGCTTTATAGAAGAAGCGCGTGCCTGTTACGCAAATTCAGGCATCGCGTAATCGTACCAGAACCATCGACCGGTTCACTTAATTATTCCCGAGTTCGCTTCTAAATTACGATACAACCCCGGGAGTTGCCCTTTGCCCAAGTTCGGACAAAACGGGACGTCGTTTTGGCGGTGAGAACGAGGTTTGTCTGCGGATCCACGACGTACCCGTACCACACAACAAACCAACTCAGCCGTTGTGTATTGTGTAAGGAAGATCTTAGCCGTTGAAAATATAAATCAatccattgaaaaaaattaacaaacaacCGACAGAGAGTTTGACGACTACGATCGGGACATGGAGCCAAACCCCCCCAGAGCCGCGGCCGGAGGGGCGGGGGCGTCGGGTCATTGAGGGTCCGCAATCGTCGCTTGGTTACAGCACGTGGCAAGGCAACGGCCTTTGTTCGGTAAAGCTATCAAATGAGTAGGTCGGATTGAATCGAAAATAGTCTGACTCAAATTGATCTATTTATATGCAATATAAATTTGGTGACCCATGCGTGACCCGATCAACATTTATTTGTTAGCAAGTTTTCTCCTTAAAATGTAGTGGATCTTTCTCGAAAGATGAGTAATGTTCTCGCTCTTGTGAATTGATCTTGGGCATATGGGAAGAA
The genomic region above belongs to Rhodamnia argentea isolate NSW1041297 chromosome 6, ASM2092103v1, whole genome shotgun sequence and contains:
- the LOC115752208 gene encoding elongation factor 1-alpha, with the protein product MGKEKVHVNIVVIGHVDSGKSTTTGHLIYKLGGIDKRVIERFEKEAAEMNKRSFKYAWVLDKLKAERERGITIDIALWKFETTKYYCTVIDAPGHRDFIKNMITGTSQADCAVLIIDSTTGGFEAGISKDGQTREHALLAFTLGVKQMICCCNKMDATTPKYSKARYDEIVKEVSSYLKKVGYNPEKIPFVPISGFEGDNMIERSTNLDWYKGPTLLEALDMIQEPKRPTDKPLRLPLQDVYKIGGIGTVPVGRVETGILKPGMVVTFGPSGLTTEVKSVEMHHEALQEALPGDNVGFNVKNVAVKDLKRGFVASNSKDDPAKEAANFTSQVIIMNHPGQIGNGYAPVLDCHTSHIAVKFAKILTKIDRRSGKELEKEPKFLKNGDAGFVKMIPTKPMVVETFSEYPPLGRFAVRDMRQTVAVGVIKSVEKKDPSGAKVTKSAAKKGGK